The genomic DNA ATAAGTTTGAATTAATACCTTTCCCTTTTTTTGTTCTCTTCCTGCTCTTCCTGCAACTTGCAACATAAGTTGAAAAGTCTTTTCCCCAGCTCTAAAATCAGGAAAGTTTAATATTGTATCTGCATTTATAACTCCCACTAATGTAACATTAGGAAAATGTAATCCCTTTGAAATGAGCTGTGTTCCTATCATTATATCATATTTTTTATCTAAAAAGTCATAATAAACTCTATCAAAAAAATCTCTATCCTTTGATATTTCAGAGTCAACCCTTATAACATTTACGTCAAAATATTTTTTTATCTCTTCTTCTACTCTTTCAACACCTTTTCCACTATGAACTAAATTTTTACTTCCACACTTGCTACAGTGTCCAGTATATTCTTTTATTTCTCCACAATAGTTGCATTTTAATATGCCTTTGCTTGCATAATAACTATATTTTATAGAACAATGTGGACACTCTTCAACATGTCCACAATCACCACATTGAACATATGTTGAGTAACCTTTTCTATTTAACAAAAGTAATACTTGCTCTTTTTTTAAAAGTGTAGCTCTTATCTCATCTAATAGTTTTTTACTAAAATATATATCATCTTCTGTTTTCATATCTACTAACTCAATATCTGGTATTGATGCATTATTATATCTTTTAGTTAACTCTATTAATTTAAGCATATTTTGTTTTGCATAATAAAACGACTCTATCGAAGGGGTAGCTGAGCCTAAAATAACTTTAGCTTTTTCAAATAACCCTCTCATTATAGCTACTTGTTTTGCATTATATCTTGGATTATTATCCTGTTTATAAGTATTTTCATGCTCTTCATCTAATATTATATAACCTAAATCTTTAACAGGGGCAAATATAGCCGATCTAACACCCAAAACTATTTTTTTATTTCCTGTATAGATGTTATACCATTCTTCTGCTCTTTCTTTAGCAGTAAGTTTACTATGTAAAATAGCTATATTATCTTTAAATTCCCCTTTAAATCTATCTATCATTTGCGGAGTAAGAGATATTTCCGGAACTAAAAATATACTTCCTTTCCCCTCTTTAAATCCTGATTTTATAATACTTATATACACTTCTGTTTTTCCAGATCCAGTTACACCTTTTATTAAATAAAAATCAGATTTTCCTTGAATTATATCTTGCCTTGCCTTTTCTTGCTCTTCATTTAATAATGTATTTTTCTCTCTTATTATCTCATCTGTTTTATAAATATCAATAATCTCATTATTTAAATACTCTTTTTCACAAACTGTATATTCATTTTTTAAAAGATATTTTATTACATCATTTTCAAATTTTTCTTCAAATAATTTATTTTTTATTTTTAATCTATCCTCAAAATATGAAGATATATATCCATACCTTATATCAGTATTTTGAGTCTTAAAGTTAAATCTTACATTTTGTTGTTCTTTTAATAAAATTTCATTATCAATCATTTCATTAATAATTTCTTTTCCAAAGTTTTTATTTAATGTAGCTTTAGTTACCCTAATTTTAGATAAAACAAAATCTTTTACATCATCTTTAATATTTTCATCCTCTAAAATATTTAATGGTTTTATTATTTTATAAAATGTTTCATACTTTATACTAAGTCCAGTAGGAATAGCAGCAGATATAACTTGATCATAACTACTCATATAGTACGACTTTATCCATCTTAAAAGATGAATGTACTCAGGTGATAATTTCAATGAATTTTCTACTCTTTTTTGTATAGGTAGTACTTTGAAATTTTTATCACTACTGTCATCTTCGGCTATTATAAGACCTGTTCTTTTTTTATTTCTAAAAGAAACAACAACTCTTTCTCCTATTTCATATTCATCTTTTACGTCACAATAGGTGTATAAGCCTTTAGTATTATCAACGTAAATTTTATAATACCTCATTACTCTCTCCTATTTTAATAATATTTTTATCTCTTTTACATCTTCAAGAGATGTCCCTTTTTCAGGAAACTGTTTTTCTACAAGTCCTGTTCCTTGTATTTTTATCTCAATATCAGTATTTTTAAAAATATAAATAACATCTTTAGGACTAAATCCAGTTAAGTCAGGCATTTCAACATCTACAAACTTAGTAGATTCACCTTTTTTCATTTCTTTTATTTTTGAAATACTTGAAATATCTTGAGATAAAATATTTTTTGTCTTAGTTATTCTTCTTACTATATCTCCAAATACTGGTGCAGCTGTTGCTCCACCATATTTTTCAAATATTGTTTCACCCTTTGGTTTTAAAAACATAACTAACACTACATATTTAGGTTTATCAATTGGAAAAAATCCTATAAACGAAGCCAAATAGTTATCTTTTAAATATCCACCTTTTCCACTAAGCTGAGCTGTTCCTGTTTTTCCTCCAACTCTATATCCTTCAACTTTTCCACGCTTTGCTGTCCCATCAGCTACTACGTCTTCAAGCATTTCTCTTAATTGTTTTGATACATTTGGATTTATAACACGTCTAACCTCTGTTGGTATATTTCTTCTAATTATAACATCTGATTCATCTGTTATTTTTTCTACAATATATGGTTTATATAGAATTCCACCATTAATAACTGCTGAAAAAGCTGTTATTAGTTGAATTGGAGTTAATACTATTCCTTGTCCAAAGGACATTGTACTCTTTTTAAGTCCATCCCATTTTTTATATGAAACTGTATATGGTTTTATTTCTCCTGGAAAATCTATTCCTGTTTTATCATATAAACCAAATTTTTTAAGGTATTCTTCAAATTGAATATTTGTAAATTTGTCTCCTATCAATACCATTCCGACGTTACTTGATTTTTTCAATACCTCTTCTGTTGTTAATATTCCTCTTGTACTTCTACTACTTTCTCTTATTGTATGTCTATATTTGGTAATAC from Fusobacterium hominis includes the following:
- the priA gene encoding replication restart helicase PriA; this encodes MRYYKIYVDNTKGLYTYCDVKDEYEIGERVVVSFRNKKRTGLIIAEDDSSDKNFKVLPIQKRVENSLKLSPEYIHLLRWIKSYYMSSYDQVISAAIPTGLSIKYETFYKIIKPLNILEDENIKDDVKDFVLSKIRVTKATLNKNFGKEIINEMIDNEILLKEQQNVRFNFKTQNTDIRYGYISSYFEDRLKIKNKLFEEKFENDVIKYLLKNEYTVCEKEYLNNEIIDIYKTDEIIREKNTLLNEEQEKARQDIIQGKSDFYLIKGVTGSGKTEVYISIIKSGFKEGKGSIFLVPEISLTPQMIDRFKGEFKDNIAILHSKLTAKERAEEWYNIYTGNKKIVLGVRSAIFAPVKDLGYIILDEEHENTYKQDNNPRYNAKQVAIMRGLFEKAKVILGSATPSIESFYYAKQNMLKLIELTKRYNNASIPDIELVDMKTEDDIYFSKKLLDEIRATLLKKEQVLLLLNRKGYSTYVQCGDCGHVEECPHCSIKYSYYASKGILKCNYCGEIKEYTGHCSKCGSKNLVHSGKGVERVEEEIKKYFDVNVIRVDSEISKDRDFFDRVYYDFLDKKYDIMIGTQLISKGLHFPNVTLVGVINADTILNFPDFRAGEKTFQLMLQVAGRAGREQKKGKVLIQTYQPESVVFQKILTNNYDEFYNYEIGIRELLQYPPFAKVINIGISSKYEKYLSEFVKDFYEDIKFEEIEMSRPMQSLVYKVKDRFRYNIFVKGTKEKINKFKKFLKIKLTKYEKNDKIRIVVDVDPINLI